The DNA segment CATGTTATGGGCTGAAACTGATAATTTTTAAAGCTGTGTGCATTAGAGGGGGGATGAATGATAGATTCAAATTTCACTCAGTATTTTAATGTCACAAATAGTATTTATTCTACTTAGATTTGTTTACTTGTTTCCTTAAAGATAATACTTTTGATACAAACTTTTGTTCTACGTAGTAATTACATCTAATCCTCCTGAACTGATTATCTGGCACCAGGACCACAGTCAGGACCACAGATGCATTTGGTAGTTTTTAGTgtatcattttcatatttaaagagcagaacaaaacaaactgaactcCGATAGTAGACCACAAAACAGTCTATCGTCATGCAAATTTACACTGCTCATAATCCTCTAGAGACCATGAATGTAATTACAATTGTATCAATCTCAAGTGGTGCTTTGTATTGAACACATATTTTACTTCACAAGATTAAATAAGACATAAGAATAAGAACTATAGAAATATCAGTGATTAAAAGTGCAGAATCTATACAAGTACAAAATATAGGCAATGTAAAATACACAATGCAATGAATGataacacaacaaaacaacaaaaataagaaTACAACTAATAACAAGGTACAACAGCATAAGCAGcaaaataagtaagtaaataagtaTTGCATGTAGCAGCATATCAGTCTTAGTCTCAGACGACTGAGTTCAATGGTGCCACAGCTTTTGGAAATAAGCAGTTTTTTAGTCTTCATGGAAATCCATCTCATGGCTGTTCAGATATTTCAggctggaccaaagtggtgacTTTTGAGCTCTGCAAATGAACAGCTAAAAATCAGAGATGGAAGAAATCGAATAAACTGTAAATAGTATCTGACTAAAGTATTTCGAGCTCAACAGGTAGTacaacaacaatgaaaaaaagcatCCCACATTACTTCCCTGTTGCAAGTGATCAATTTAGATTAACCAGCGATAAAGAGTGTATTCATGATTATGATTAATAAACaacactttatattttacatttttgtcacTTGGTAGATGCTTTTTATCCAAAGTGACTTACAAGTGAGTGGAGACCatgtaaaataattgaaaacaaccttttttaaGACCTAAAATACCAACCCAATGGAGCATGAGAGACAAAAACTCTGCATCCCACACAGCACCAACACCAGCACACAGCTGTCATGCTTTGCCTGCAGCCTGACAGGTTGTGGTCTTTAATTTATAGACTTTATTTGACAGAAATTTCACCCTGAAtggaaagaggggaaaaagggAGTGGGAGAAAGGACGAGGTTTGTGGTTCTTTTTATCAGCGGGTTGCACtggcaggaaacacacacaaacacacactctcctgtGCCGCACACCCACAAACATTTGCATgcttgcacacacaaacactcattcctccccctcctacagacgcacacacacacacacatacacacacacacacacacacacacacacacacacacacacacacatacacacacacacacacacacacacacacacacactcaaatgcaCACAATGTGTTAATTTACTTTGACATGGGGGTTTTCTTAACTGAtttcaaaacaatacaatattttaatgagaaaaagacacaaatctcATCACATCAAGAAGCATTAAACTGACTGAACCAGTTACCTAATCATTTATCTTTGGCTCGAGTATAATCTGTGAatcttcatttctttgtttccATGATGTTTCCAGCTCAGCGTTCAGGCCTGACTGCTACCACACTTAACTGGGCTGAAAGGGGAACTTCAGGACCAAGTCAGTTGATATTTAAAACTGAACACCTGAGATAAATGAACTTCTCAAAAAGCTGGTGTTTATTTGAAGAGGGGGTTGGCTTTGTGGAGTAAAGGCACTGGTTGAATTGAAAAGGGATCACCACAATATTAACCATTAACCTTTACAAGCGTAACCAGCTGAAACTGTTTTTATGGTATTCTGGCCAAGTGGACATTAAAGTACCTTACCTGCAGCTCCACATGAGACCACAGACAACTGTGGTTTACAGCATACTGAGCTTGCTTTATGAGATAAGATCATTTAATGAGAATTTAATGTAACAGTTGGCTTCTGCAGCAACTTTAATGACTGCACAATAAACTTTTCATAAAAGTTCAGTAATATAAAGAATTGAAATGCAAAGAAATGTCCTCGCCTCATATCACTTTAATGATCATGAGTGATAAAAAagtgctgttaaaaaaaagagagagagaagaagaggaacaaaGTATTTGGTTTTGCAAATCtgtgcagtgtttgtgttttgttttttgtctcttaACATTTATAAGTTAGATTTCAAGAGGGAAATATGCAATTATAACTTTTTAATATtccaaataaaacagaaaagaatgATGATTTTGGAAACAATGGTATAATGAGATAATTTGGCTATTTTAGCTATTACATTAAAGTTATGAAGAGGAAAGTAAAGCAAAATATACATTCCTCTCACCAATAACAAATAATCGATCTTTTGATTACTGTGGCTCATATTTTTCAAAACTCTACAGGAAAGTGTTTTACTGAAGAGCATTGATTATAGATATTTATGTTTGGCATATCACCTACAGTATCTCTCTGTATGCAAATCTTCAGGTCACCGAGAATTGGTGCTTTCCTGGATACATGTGCAATaaaggttttttgttgtttggagATTGTGATCTCTACTGTGAGAGATCTGATCTATGCTTTCAAAAAAGAGAAGTGTGCTGCTGCATTATATTGTGACGTTGTAACACATGTAAATTGACCGGCCTCTAGCATATTCATGTGGGTGAAGAGTGAACAGGTATTGGAGGTCTGCAAGACATATATATACCTGTCCAAATAGTGTACACCTGCACAAGTGCAGCATCATTCACCTATTAGGACAGAAATGGCCTCAACTGAGCGTAGCACTCAGTCATACAAGATGGTGAGTTGTGAGGATGCTGCCTTTGagtttcattttaattacagAAATATGGATAGATTTTGGTATCCTTATAATTTAACAGTATCATATACctgattttcatatttatttaaggtTGACTTtacttgtattattattattattattattatcattattattattattattattattactattgtattattattgtattattattgtattatttacttGCATTATGTTACAGAttataaagtgtgtttttgtctctgcaTCTCTCTACTCTAGAACTCGTTGGACAACGACATCAATCAACATTTCCAGGATGCAATCGACGTAATTCAACAGCATTCAAATAATTCATATTGTGAAACAGGTACAGCAAAAATATTTTAGGAAAACCTgctctgcactgcactgcacaaAAATATTATCTTAAATATACAATTTCTGTTGCACTTCTTAATTTTTgttattcaaattaaaagttgttttccttttttttcctcttttttttccaaccaaAGCAAAGATATTTTGAGTGATTATGTGATTGTATTTTGATATTGTGTTATTGTCTTAATTTGacaccttttttcatttcagagtATGCGTACTATGAGACTCTGGGTCCTCAGCAGCCATCTCTGCAGTGTCAGATCTCCTGGTCACACTGCCTGGTCACACACCCTTCTGATGGCCCACCTCCCATGTATGACTGGAATGATACAGCTGTAAGTAGTACAaaataaacatctgtgtgtctAACAAACTAATAAagatatagatagatgaagAACTGAAGATAAATATCTGTATTACAGCAGCAGTCCTGGCCTCAGGTTATCCCTGATACCCCCTTGGGTCATTCACAAGCTGAATCCCCTCATTTCTACTCCATCTTGCCACCACCGAGGAATAGTAAAGGTAGGCATGTTCagattttcacttcattttacatGTGGATTCAGAACTTTCACCACTAACATAGGGATAAATTCATCTTTTCAGGTCGCAAGAAGCTCAGACTTTATGAATACCTCCATGAAGCTCTGAATGACCCCAGCATGGTCGACTCAATCCAGTGGACGGACAGTGGAAGCGGCATCTTCCACTTCATCTCCaagaacaaagagaagctgGCAGAGTGCTGGGGCCAACGCAAAGGCAACCGCAAGACCATGACCTATCAGAAGATGGCAAGGGCCCTGAGAAACTACAGCCGCACAGGGGAGATCATGAAGGTGCGCCGCAAACTCACCTACCAGTTCAACCCAGACATCCTACGTAGGCTCGGCTCTGTACAGGAGCACATGCACCTGCCCTGCCACCCTGCACTGGAGGAGGTCCGcacccagcagcagcaaaacCCAGCTGAACAGAACtacagcagctctgcagagCCTGACTGGCACAGCTGGTACGGACACTACCAGCTGCATGAAGATTATGACCTGGCTGCCAGCTTCACTTCACACAGCACAGCCAAACTCTGAACTGAGAGACAGTAAAAACCCTTAAAGCCTGAAAAGGTTtccaaagacttttttttaaatgtcaaactttctgggttcatattcattcaatgcattttttttacatgtcaACATTGGATTTTTACACAGGAAGTCAaaagttatatattttttctttttctttttttaaattactgtaaatttATTGTAAATACTTTGAAACTACAAAACTACATGTACAATactacaacaaaacaaacaaacaaaaaaccctgataacacacacaactacatTACACACATAACAGACCCGGTTTAGTTCTTCAGTAGAAGAGCTCATGAGAAGGAAAATGTTTGGTTATAGTAAAGAGAAGGCAAGTTATTATTATCTGAGTAAGTCAGGTGTGTCTTCTGCCACAGGAGTTTATTTTGAGCTGTAAAAATATTACTAATACTAATATAGATAATTTAATTCAATGAAATAACTGCATTTCTTATGGTTTGACTCAAAATATGAAAAGGATAGGACTCAAAATGTGTATaggatgtttaaaaatgttgattttacaGTGTATATAGCTTTTCTTGGCTCTTTGGTTTGTATGAGGTTGTGTAACAGATAGTAGTgattacattttacaataaaagtaacatttagTATTTTCTTTAGCTCCTGTTTTAACAACAAGCAACCAGTAATAAGCATGTTCTGTGTAATAAAATGTGACTATTGACTgtaaatattgattattttcttgataagtgtttgtatatttaatttattgcatTTCATTGAATGTTGGTTTTCcatgacatcattcatttttattatttttattcattttttcaatttgttGGACTCTTTTGTATATAAGCAATAAATAAACCTAAATACTGAATACTTGTATTTTAATgacttgataaaaaaaagaaagaaaattgaaGCCTCACTCTCATTATTTGTcccaaaaagaaaacacatttttggacaAGAATATATAAAAGACTGCGTACAAATTAAACATCTGGCAGCGTCTCTGCATTGCAGTGAAATATTACAACAGGCAGACtgcaaaatatgaaattaagACACATCCTGTGAGGAAAAATATGGCAGCAAGTGTGTTTTTCCTGAAAAGAAAGCATTGTGCAGAGGCAGCCTCCAGGCCAGGTTCTTATCTTGCTCAGCGGGGGAGGATGTGGTCAGTGCTGGGGGGCTTTGTTGATGGGTTGACTGGTACTGGTATTGAGCTTTGTGGGATGGTGGTCATTGTTCCTGTGAACGTAGTGGTAGGAGACGTCTGGTGTATTGCAGAAACCCCGCtcctgtgggggggggggggggggggggggggtataagaGGAGTCTGGGTACTTCAACGTCTCTGTGCATTTTGTCTCAAACTCAGTTTTGTGAAATTCTAACTCCAAGGACTTTGCTGCATTAGAAACAACCTCATCAATGATGGTAAAGAGAAGACTTACTGCAATA comes from the Scomber japonicus isolate fScoJap1 chromosome 23, fScoJap1.pri, whole genome shotgun sequence genome and includes:
- the LOC128385318 gene encoding transcription factor Spi-C-like, with the protein product MASTERSTQSYKMNSLDNDINQHFQDAIDVIQQHSNNSYCETEYAYYETLGPQQPSLQCQISWSHCLVTHPSDGPPPMYDWNDTAQSWPQVIPDTPLGHSQAESPHFYSILPPPRNSKGRKKLRLYEYLHEALNDPSMVDSIQWTDSGSGIFHFISKNKEKLAECWGQRKGNRKTMTYQKMARALRNYSRTGEIMKVRRKLTYQFNPDILRRLGSVQEHMHLPCHPALEEVRTQQQQNPAEQNYSSSAEPDWHSWYGHYQLHEDYDLAASFTSHSTAKL